Proteins encoded within one genomic window of Chitinophaga parva:
- a CDS encoding NAD(P)H-dependent flavin oxidoreductase gives MKNRITELFHIQYPIIQAGMIWASGWRLAAAVSNAGGLGIIGAGSMYPDVLRAHIQACKGATSKPFGVNVPLLYPDTEQLIGIIVEEKVPIVFTSAGNPKTWTPVLKAAGITVVHVVSSTAFALKSEAAGVDAVVAEGFEAGGHNGREETTTLVLIPGVAAQLKIPLIAAGGIGSGKAMAAAFALGAEGVQVGSRFVATPEASSHEHFKQAVVAAKEGDTMVALKKLTPVRLLKNHFYDAVKTAEDAGASPEALKNLLGRARAKAGMFEGNLEEGELEIGQVCALIGQIKPAAEVVQEIWDEFAATTRRIGSLLV, from the coding sequence ATGAAAAATCGCATCACCGAATTATTCCATATCCAATACCCCATTATCCAGGCAGGGATGATCTGGGCCAGCGGCTGGAGGCTGGCAGCGGCGGTCAGCAATGCCGGCGGGCTGGGGATCATTGGCGCAGGCAGCATGTACCCGGATGTACTGCGGGCGCACATACAAGCCTGCAAAGGCGCCACCAGTAAGCCCTTTGGCGTAAATGTGCCACTACTCTACCCGGATACGGAACAGCTGATCGGCATCATTGTGGAAGAAAAAGTTCCCATCGTATTTACTTCCGCAGGCAATCCCAAAACCTGGACACCGGTGCTGAAAGCAGCGGGCATCACCGTGGTGCACGTGGTATCCAGTACGGCGTTTGCCCTGAAAAGCGAGGCTGCCGGCGTGGATGCCGTGGTAGCGGAAGGCTTTGAAGCCGGCGGGCATAACGGGCGCGAGGAAACCACCACCCTGGTGCTGATCCCCGGCGTGGCCGCACAGTTAAAGATCCCGCTGATTGCCGCAGGCGGCATTGGCTCGGGAAAAGCTATGGCAGCGGCTTTTGCACTGGGGGCAGAAGGCGTGCAGGTGGGCAGCCGCTTTGTAGCCACACCGGAAGCATCATCGCATGAGCACTTCAAACAGGCGGTGGTGGCGGCCAAGGAAGGTGATACCATGGTGGCGCTGAAAAAACTGACACCGGTGCGCCTGCTCAAAAATCATTTTTACGACGCCGTAAAAACGGCTGAAGATGCAGGGGCCAGCCCCGAAGCACTCAAAAACCTGCTGGGCCGCGCACGCGCCAAAGCCGGCATGTTTGAAGGCAACCTGGAAGAAGGGGAACTGGAAATAGGACAGGTATGTGCGCTCATCGGGCAGATAAAACCGGCCGCCGAAGTGGTGCAGGAGATCTGGGATGAATTTGCAGCGACTACCCGGCGCATAGGTAGCCTGCTGGTATAA
- a CDS encoding sugar phosphate nucleotidyltransferase, with protein sequence MKAIIPVAGAGTKLRPHTYTQPKALIPLAGKTILSIIIDQLVEAGITEFVFVVGYLGEKIQHYVEQKYPQLTCHFVQQTSREGTGHAILLTRSIVQDDEVLIVLGDTIVESNIKEVIAAPHSLLGVKKVDDPRNFGVGEMDENHIFTRVVEKPQIPKSNMALVGLYKIRETVQLFDCLQDNVNNKIKSHDEYQLTDALECMIRHGVKMQAYKVSNWFDCGRKETLLETNAILLKKQKPAELPAFENTIIIPPVSIGENCNIKNTIIGPNVAIGDNTTVNYSIVKDSIVGSYSNLHEVVLKSSLIGSDANIRGLSQSLNIGDNTEIDLG encoded by the coding sequence ATGAAGGCGATCATACCCGTAGCCGGGGCTGGCACCAAGCTGCGGCCACATACATATACACAGCCTAAAGCGCTGATTCCCCTGGCCGGAAAAACCATTCTCAGTATCATCATAGACCAGCTGGTAGAAGCCGGGATCACGGAATTTGTGTTCGTGGTAGGCTACCTCGGTGAAAAAATACAGCACTACGTAGAGCAGAAATACCCGCAACTCACCTGTCACTTTGTGCAGCAGACCAGCCGCGAAGGCACGGGTCATGCCATCCTGCTTACCCGCAGTATTGTACAGGACGACGAAGTGCTGATCGTGCTGGGTGATACCATCGTGGAGTCCAATATCAAGGAAGTGATCGCTGCACCCCATTCCCTGCTGGGCGTAAAGAAAGTGGACGATCCCCGTAATTTCGGGGTGGGCGAAATGGATGAGAACCACATCTTCACCCGCGTGGTGGAAAAGCCGCAGATCCCCAAATCGAATATGGCGCTGGTGGGCCTGTATAAGATCCGTGAAACCGTGCAGCTGTTTGACTGCCTCCAGGACAACGTGAACAACAAGATCAAATCGCACGATGAATACCAGCTCACCGACGCCCTGGAATGCATGATCCGCCATGGCGTAAAAATGCAGGCGTATAAAGTGAGCAACTGGTTTGACTGTGGCCGCAAGGAAACCCTGCTGGAAACCAATGCCATCCTGCTCAAAAAGCAGAAACCCGCGGAACTGCCGGCTTTTGAAAACACCATCATCATTCCCCCGGTAAGCATTGGTGAAAATTGCAATATTAAAAATACCATCATCGGCCCTAACGTGGCCATCGGCGATAACACCACCGTTAATTACTCCATTGTAAAAGACTCCATCGTAGGCTCTTACAGCAACCTGCACGAGGTGGTGCTCAAATCTTCCCTCATTGGTTCGGATGCCAATATCCGCGGGCTTTCCCAGAGTTTGAACATCGGGGATAATACGGAGATTGACCTGGGGTAA
- a CDS encoding serine hydroxymethyltransferase → MQRDTQIFDIIRQELERQRHGIELIASENFTSSQVMQAMGNVMTNKYAEGYPGRRYYGGCEVVDLSEQLAIDRAKQIFGVEYANVQPHSGAQANAAVLLAILNAGDKILGLDLSMGGHLTHGSAVNFSGKLYEPHFYGVNKETGLVEYDKMEEVAKREKPKVIICGASAYSRDWDYKRIREIADSVGAFVMADIAHPAGLIAKGLLNSPFEHCHFVTTTTHKTLRGPRGGMIMMGKDFENPFGLKTPKGEVRMMSNLLDMAVFPGIQGGPLEHVIAAKAVSFFEILSDDYTVYAKQILKNAQAMSKHFLDKGYQIVSGGTDNHLMLIDLRNKNISGKKAEQTLVKADITINKNMVPFDDKSPFVTSGIRIGVPAITTRGLKEEHMGQIVTWIDQLIMDSDNETTIAKVRGDVNAFMKQFPLYPEM, encoded by the coding sequence ATGCAAAGAGATACGCAAATATTTGATATCATCCGTCAGGAACTGGAGCGCCAGCGCCACGGCATTGAATTGATCGCATCAGAAAACTTCACCAGCAGCCAGGTTATGCAGGCTATGGGTAATGTGATGACCAATAAATATGCTGAAGGCTATCCCGGCAGAAGGTATTATGGTGGTTGCGAAGTGGTGGACCTCAGCGAGCAGCTGGCCATCGATCGCGCCAAACAAATATTTGGTGTGGAGTATGCTAACGTGCAGCCCCACTCCGGCGCACAGGCCAATGCGGCCGTGCTGCTGGCCATCCTCAATGCAGGCGATAAGATCCTGGGCCTGGACCTCAGCATGGGGGGCCATCTCACCCACGGTTCCGCGGTAAACTTCTCCGGTAAGCTGTATGAGCCTCACTTCTACGGCGTGAACAAAGAAACCGGCCTGGTTGAATACGATAAAATGGAAGAAGTGGCCAAGCGTGAAAAGCCAAAGGTGATCATCTGTGGTGCTTCCGCTTACAGCCGCGATTGGGATTATAAACGCATCCGCGAAATTGCAGACAGCGTAGGCGCTTTTGTAATGGCAGACATTGCACACCCTGCAGGGCTGATCGCAAAAGGCCTGCTGAACTCCCCGTTTGAGCATTGCCATTTTGTAACCACCACCACCCACAAGACACTGCGCGGGCCCCGTGGCGGTATGATCATGATGGGCAAGGATTTTGAAAATCCCTTTGGCCTCAAAACACCCAAAGGCGAAGTGCGCATGATGAGCAACCTGCTGGATATGGCCGTATTCCCCGGCATACAGGGCGGCCCGCTGGAGCACGTAATTGCTGCCAAGGCCGTATCTTTCTTCGAGATCCTCTCCGACGATTATACTGTTTACGCAAAACAGATCCTGAAAAATGCACAGGCCATGTCCAAACACTTCCTGGACAAGGGCTACCAGATCGTATCCGGCGGTACAGACAACCACCTGATGCTGATAGACCTGCGCAACAAGAACATCTCCGGTAAGAAAGCGGAGCAAACGCTGGTAAAAGCAGACATCACCATCAACAAGAACATGGTGCCTTTTGATGACAAGTCTCCCTTCGTTACTTCCGGTATCCGTATTGGCGTCCCGGCTATCACCACCCGTGGCCTGAAAGAAGAGCACATGGGCCAGATCGTAACCTGGATAGACCAGCTGATCATGGACAGTGATAACGAAACCACCATCGCCAAAGTACGCGGTGATGTGAATGCGTTTATGAAACAGTTCCCGCTGTATCCTGAAATGTAA
- a CDS encoding M20 metallopeptidase family protein yields the protein MKNKIQALAKQYAPAFIDIRRHIHAHPELSFQEYQTAAFVRGKLDEYGVSYTANVAGTGIVATIEGRNPGSRTIAIRADMDALPITEANDVPYRSLNPGVMHACGHDVHTTCILGATRILQELRQEFEGTVRVIFQPGEEKHPGGASLMIAEGVLENPRPDAILGMHVQPSMETGLLGFRDGKYMASADEIYITIKGKGGHAAQPHLTVDTILVASHLVVSLQQIISRNNNPFSPSVLSICAFNGGYTTNVIPSEVKLMGTFRAMDETWRFKAHELIRKQAIELVHAMGAEIDIDILVGYPCLYNNEAVTARARALASDYMGADHVQDTELRMGAEDFAFYSQEIPACFFRLGTGNVARGIHSGVHTPTFDIDENAIEYGMGTMAFLAASF from the coding sequence ATGAAGAATAAGATACAGGCACTCGCAAAACAATACGCCCCTGCCTTCATCGACATACGCCGCCACATCCACGCCCACCCGGAGCTGTCGTTCCAGGAATATCAAACCGCCGCTTTCGTACGCGGGAAGCTGGATGAATATGGGGTGTCCTATACAGCAAACGTAGCCGGTACGGGCATCGTAGCTACGATCGAAGGCCGCAATCCGGGGTCCAGGACCATTGCCATCCGTGCAGACATGGATGCGCTTCCCATCACGGAAGCCAATGATGTGCCCTACAGATCACTCAATCCCGGCGTGATGCACGCCTGTGGCCATGATGTGCATACTACCTGCATCCTGGGCGCCACCCGCATTTTGCAGGAACTGCGCCAGGAGTTTGAAGGTACGGTGCGCGTGATCTTCCAGCCCGGTGAAGAAAAACATCCCGGAGGGGCCAGCCTCATGATAGCAGAAGGTGTGCTCGAAAACCCGCGCCCGGACGCGATCCTGGGCATGCACGTGCAGCCCAGCATGGAAACCGGCCTGCTCGGCTTCCGCGATGGTAAATACATGGCCAGCGCAGATGAAATCTACATCACCATCAAAGGAAAAGGCGGCCACGCGGCACAGCCCCACCTCACGGTAGACACTATCCTCGTGGCATCCCACCTGGTAGTAAGCCTGCAGCAGATCATCAGTCGCAATAACAACCCCTTCTCCCCGTCCGTGCTTTCCATCTGCGCGTTCAACGGTGGCTACACTACAAACGTGATCCCCTCGGAAGTGAAGCTGATGGGCACTTTCAGGGCGATGGATGAAACCTGGCGCTTCAAGGCACATGAACTGATCCGCAAACAGGCAATAGAACTAGTGCACGCCATGGGCGCTGAAATTGACATTGACATCCTGGTAGGCTATCCCTGCCTGTACAATAATGAAGCAGTAACGGCCCGCGCCCGTGCACTGGCATCGGATTACATGGGAGCAGACCATGTGCAGGACACAGAGCTGCGCATGGGAGCGGAAGACTTTGCCTTTTACTCCCAGGAAATCCCTGCCTGCTTCTTCCGCCTGGGTACCGGCAATGTGGCCCGTGGCATCCACTCTGGCGTGCACACGCCCACATTCGACATTGATGAAAATGCCATTGAATACGGCATGGGTACCATGGCTTTCCTGGCTGCCAGCTTTTAA
- a CDS encoding SPOR domain-containing protein, whose protein sequence is MMIKCFAILGLLMGATLVAAAQDNTTPVIAANPPVVKDARIDIMIRKQIYINNLAIRNQPGFRVQVLSTNKRGEANDMKAKIMQQFPQYRTYLDYNAPYFKVRVGDFKSRDEATDLRDKISSSVGGSVFVVPTLINLTADKEPTTNEE, encoded by the coding sequence ATGATGATAAAATGTTTTGCGATCCTCGGTTTACTCATGGGCGCCACCCTGGTGGCCGCCGCACAGGACAATACCACCCCGGTGATCGCTGCCAACCCACCCGTTGTGAAAGACGCCCGCATTGATATAATGATCCGCAAGCAGATCTACATCAATAACCTTGCTATCCGTAACCAGCCTGGTTTCCGGGTGCAGGTGCTCTCTACCAACAAACGCGGGGAGGCCAATGATATGAAAGCGAAAATAATGCAGCAGTTTCCCCAATACCGCACCTACCTGGATTATAACGCACCCTATTTTAAAGTGCGTGTCGGGGATTTCAAAAGCCGCGATGAAGCCACAGACCTCCGTGATAAGATCAGCAGCAGCGTAGGTGGCAGCGTATTCGTGGTACCCACCCTGATCAACCTGACCGCCGATAAAGAACCTACGACCAATGAAGAATAA
- the deoC gene encoding deoxyribose-phosphate aldolase, giving the protein MQVNRYIDHTILKPTTTRDEIVKLCGDAAAYNFAAVCVPPPFVRLSKQLLEQTRVKTATVLGFPFGYSAIEAKVAEAVLAIVDGADELDMVANLIAIRNADWAYLEKEIQALTALIHAKQKVIKVIIESGILSDEEIIKCCEICARYQVDFVKTSTGYAEKGASVEAVQLMRAHLPANIQIKASGGIRTYEFVQQLIAAGATRIGASSSVAIVEQQPAGNNSSY; this is encoded by the coding sequence ATGCAAGTCAACAGATACATTGACCATACCATCTTAAAACCTACCACCACCCGCGATGAGATCGTGAAGCTCTGCGGTGATGCCGCTGCGTACAACTTTGCAGCCGTATGCGTGCCCCCGCCCTTTGTGCGCCTGTCTAAACAACTGCTGGAGCAAACCCGCGTAAAAACCGCCACTGTACTGGGTTTCCCATTCGGATACTCCGCCATTGAAGCCAAAGTGGCCGAAGCCGTACTGGCCATTGTAGACGGCGCCGATGAACTGGATATGGTGGCCAATCTTATTGCCATCCGCAATGCCGACTGGGCCTATCTTGAAAAAGAGATCCAGGCGCTCACAGCCCTCATCCATGCCAAACAAAAAGTGATCAAGGTGATCATAGAAAGCGGCATACTCTCTGATGAAGAGATCATCAAATGCTGTGAGATCTGTGCCCGCTACCAGGTGGATTTTGTAAAAACCTCCACCGGCTATGCCGAAAAAGGTGCATCTGTGGAAGCGGTACAACTCATGCGTGCCCACCTGCCTGCCAATATCCAGATCAAGGCTTCCGGCGGCATCCGCACGTATGAATTTGTACAGCAACTCATTGCCGCAGGCGCCACCCGTATTGGAGCCAGCAGCAGCGTAGCCATCGTGGAGCAGCAGCCCGCCGGCAATAACAGCAGCTACTAA
- the secA gene encoding preprotein translocase subunit SecA codes for MLGFLTKLFGGHKSERDIKSVMPVVAQINEEYAKLQSLSIDELRNKTQEFRTRIQEYLTDIDTEIASRKATADEAENIADKDAVYQEIDKLRKDRDKKIEEVLNELLPQAFAVVKETSRRFKENTQLTATATELDRALAVNKDYINVVGDKVTYNNSWKAAGQDVTWNMVHYDVQLIGGITLHQGKISEMATGEGKTLVSTLPAYLNALAGEGVHIVTVNDYLARRDSEWNGPIFEFLGITVDCIDKHPSNSTERRNAYLADITYGTNNEFGFDYLRDNMVHNPDEMVQRKHHFAMVDEVDSVLIDDARTPLIISGPIPKGDEQEFHELKPRIQRLVDAQKRVTQQFLVEAKKLISEGKDDPKTGGLALMRAWRGLPKNSALIKYLSEPGIKVLLQKAENYYIADQQREMPKVDAELYFHIDEKNNSVDLTEKGLALITQSGEDANFFIMPDVGFEIAEIEKLDISAEEKLQRKDTLLQDFAQKSDRIHSIQQLLKAYTLFEKDVEYVVMDGKVKIVDEQTGRILDGRRYSDGLHQAIEAKENVKVEAATQTFATITLQNFFRMYHKLGGMTGTATTEAGEFWEIYKLDVVTIPTNLPVSRIDAEDLVYKTKRDKYRAVIEEIKQLQAKGRPVLVGTTSVEVSELLSRMLQLEKIPHNVLNAKQHAREAQIVSEAGLAGAVTIATNMAGRGTDIKLGPGVKEAGGLAIIGTERHESRRVDRQLRGRAGRQGDPGTSQFFVSLEDDLMRMFGSDRIAGMMDRMGYKEGEVIQHSMISKSIERAQKKVEENNFGIRKRLLEYDDVMNKQRTVIYAKRNHALFGERLAIDIDNAFYSVAENLVVMHKDTGDFDAFKRDVIINFSLDTTITQEELSRTDAPSLATRLYNEATEQYERKSNNMVEYMWPTLEAVAHDKGHRATNIAIEFTDGRKGMGVVANIARVVETKGQEVRAALERSITLALIDESWKEHLRAMDDLKQSVQSAVYEQRDPLLVYKLEAFELFKQMNVETNGQIVSFLTRCELHHRRHQQEEEAVMQAEAVKEARPEKRTDMSKMRTSHEELNAAGTASVAAPAYHNPEPERTEPVKAGPRIGRNDPCPCGSGKKYKQCHGKDA; via the coding sequence ATGTTAGGTTTTTTAACGAAGCTTTTTGGTGGTCATAAATCCGAGCGGGATATAAAATCCGTTATGCCGGTTGTGGCGCAGATCAATGAGGAATATGCCAAACTGCAATCCTTGTCTATTGATGAACTGCGCAACAAAACGCAGGAGTTCCGTACCCGCATCCAGGAGTACCTGACGGACATTGACACTGAAATAGCGAGCCGCAAGGCTACCGCCGATGAGGCCGAAAACATAGCCGATAAAGACGCGGTATACCAGGAAATTGACAAGCTCCGGAAAGACCGCGATAAAAAAATTGAAGAGGTGCTCAATGAGCTCCTGCCCCAGGCCTTTGCCGTGGTAAAGGAAACCAGCCGCCGCTTCAAGGAAAATACCCAGCTCACCGCCACCGCTACAGAACTGGACCGGGCCCTGGCAGTGAATAAAGATTATATCAACGTGGTAGGTGACAAAGTGACCTACAACAACAGCTGGAAAGCCGCCGGCCAGGATGTAACCTGGAACATGGTACACTATGATGTACAGCTGATAGGCGGTATCACCCTGCACCAGGGTAAGATCTCCGAAATGGCCACGGGTGAAGGTAAAACCCTGGTATCCACCCTCCCGGCTTACCTGAATGCACTGGCCGGTGAAGGCGTGCACATCGTAACGGTGAACGATTACCTGGCCCGCCGTGACTCTGAATGGAACGGCCCCATCTTCGAATTCCTCGGTATTACCGTAGATTGTATAGATAAACATCCCTCCAACTCCACGGAACGCCGCAATGCTTACCTGGCGGATATCACCTACGGTACCAATAACGAATTTGGTTTTGACTACCTCCGTGATAACATGGTGCACAACCCGGATGAAATGGTGCAGCGCAAGCACCACTTTGCCATGGTGGATGAAGTGGATAGCGTATTGATCGATGATGCGCGTACCCCCCTCATTATTTCCGGCCCTATTCCCAAAGGCGATGAACAGGAGTTCCATGAACTGAAGCCCCGCATCCAGCGCCTGGTGGATGCACAGAAACGCGTAACACAGCAGTTCCTGGTAGAAGCCAAAAAACTGATCAGCGAAGGCAAGGACGACCCCAAGACCGGCGGCCTGGCACTGATGCGCGCCTGGAGAGGCCTGCCCAAGAACAGCGCCCTGATCAAATACCTCAGTGAGCCCGGTATCAAAGTACTGCTGCAAAAAGCAGAGAACTACTACATTGCCGACCAGCAACGTGAAATGCCCAAAGTTGATGCGGAACTTTATTTCCACATCGATGAAAAAAATAACAGCGTAGACCTTACCGAAAAAGGCCTGGCCCTCATTACCCAATCTGGTGAAGACGCCAACTTCTTCATTATGCCGGACGTAGGTTTCGAGATCGCAGAGATTGAGAAACTGGACATCAGCGCGGAAGAAAAACTGCAACGCAAGGATACCCTCCTGCAGGACTTTGCCCAGAAATCCGACCGCATCCACTCTATCCAGCAATTGCTGAAAGCGTACACTCTGTTTGAAAAAGACGTGGAGTACGTAGTGATGGATGGTAAAGTGAAGATCGTGGATGAGCAGACCGGCCGTATCCTGGACGGACGCCGCTATTCTGATGGCCTGCACCAGGCCATTGAAGCCAAGGAAAATGTGAAAGTGGAAGCTGCCACCCAAACATTTGCCACCATTACCCTGCAGAACTTTTTCCGTATGTACCACAAGCTGGGCGGTATGACCGGTACGGCTACCACGGAAGCGGGCGAATTCTGGGAGATCTACAAGCTGGATGTGGTAACCATTCCCACTAACCTGCCTGTTTCCCGTATAGATGCAGAAGACCTGGTATACAAAACCAAGCGCGATAAATACCGGGCAGTAATTGAAGAAATAAAACAACTGCAGGCCAAAGGCCGCCCGGTGCTGGTAGGTACCACCTCCGTGGAAGTATCCGAGTTACTGAGCAGGATGCTGCAGCTGGAAAAAATACCCCACAACGTACTGAATGCCAAACAGCATGCCCGTGAAGCACAGATCGTATCTGAAGCGGGGCTGGCCGGCGCGGTGACCATCGCTACCAATATGGCGGGTCGTGGTACGGATATCAAGCTGGGGCCCGGCGTAAAAGAAGCGGGTGGCCTGGCCATCATTGGTACGGAACGGCATGAAAGCCGCCGTGTAGACCGTCAGTTGCGTGGCCGTGCCGGCCGCCAGGGCGATCCCGGTACCTCCCAGTTCTTCGTATCACTGGAAGATGACCTGATGCGCATGTTTGGCTCTGACCGCATAGCCGGTATGATGGACCGCATGGGCTACAAAGAAGGAGAAGTGATCCAGCACAGCATGATCAGTAAGTCTATTGAACGTGCGCAGAAGAAAGTGGAAGAAAACAACTTCGGCATCCGTAAGCGCCTGCTGGAGTATGACGACGTGATGAACAAGCAGCGCACCGTGATCTACGCCAAGCGTAACCACGCCCTGTTTGGAGAGCGCCTGGCCATTGATATTGACAATGCGTTCTACAGCGTAGCAGAGAACCTGGTGGTGATGCATAAAGACACCGGCGATTTTGACGCCTTTAAACGTGATGTGATCATCAACTTCTCCCTGGACACTACTATTACCCAGGAAGAACTGTCAAGAACAGATGCCCCGTCCCTCGCCACCAGGCTGTATAACGAAGCTACGGAGCAATACGAACGCAAGTCCAATAACATGGTGGAATACATGTGGCCCACGCTGGAAGCAGTGGCCCATGATAAAGGCCACCGTGCTACCAATATCGCCATCGAATTTACAGACGGCCGGAAAGGCATGGGTGTAGTGGCAAACATAGCCCGCGTGGTAGAGACCAAAGGACAGGAAGTAAGAGCAGCCCTGGAGCGCTCCATCACCCTGGCCCTGATAGATGAGTCCTGGAAAGAGCACCTGCGCGCCATGGATGACCTGAAACAATCCGTACAAAGTGCCGTATACGAACAGCGTGACCCGCTGCTGGTTTATAAACTGGAAGCGTTTGAACTGTTCAAACAGATGAACGTGGAGACCAATGGCCAGATCGTATCCTTCCTGACCCGTTGTGAACTGCACCACCGCCGTCACCAACAGGAAGAAGAAGCGGTAATGCAGGCAGAAGCCGTAAAGGAAGCTCGCCCTGAAAAGCGTACGGATATGAGCAAGATGAGAACTTCACACGAAGAGCTGAATGCGGCCGGTACTGCCAGCGTAGCAGCACCTGCGTATCACAACCCCGAGCCGGAAAGAACAGAGCCGGTAAAAGCGGGCCCTCGCATCGGCCGTAATGATCCCTGCCCTTGCGGTAGTGGTAAGAAGTACAAGCAATGCCATGGAAAGGATGCATGA
- a CDS encoding Gfo/Idh/MocA family protein — translation MNRKLRMGMIGGGKNAFIGAVHRIAANMDGLITLSAAALSSDPQRALESGRELFLPDDRIYTDYKTMLETEAAKPADQRLDFIVIVTPNHVHFEPAMLALEKGFHVAIDKPITFTLDEAKQLQAKVEATGLKLLLTHTYTGYPMVKQARAMVKAGALGQIRKVYVEYPQGWLSTAGEKDNQQAAWRTDPSKSGKAGCMGDIGTHAANLAEYISGLQIDKLCADLNIVVPGRRLDDDGAVLLKFNNGASGVLTASQIAAGEENALNIRVYGEKGGLEWHQMEPNTLLVKWLDKPTEIYRAGAGYHFQSPFMYKNTRTPGGHPEGYLEAFGNLYRNFAHHLMAIADGTTPSPETLDYPSVADGVRGMAFIDNVVKSSASEQKWTKFEI, via the coding sequence ATGAACCGTAAGTTAAGAATGGGCATGATCGGAGGCGGTAAGAACGCCTTTATCGGTGCTGTACATCGTATTGCAGCCAATATGGACGGCCTTATCACCCTCAGCGCCGCCGCCCTCAGTTCTGACCCGCAGCGCGCCCTGGAATCTGGCCGGGAGCTTTTCCTGCCAGACGACCGCATCTATACCGATTATAAGACCATGCTGGAAACGGAAGCCGCTAAACCGGCCGACCAGCGACTGGATTTTATTGTGATCGTAACACCCAACCATGTGCACTTTGAGCCCGCCATGCTGGCGCTGGAAAAAGGTTTCCACGTGGCAATAGACAAACCCATCACCTTCACCCTGGACGAGGCCAAACAACTGCAGGCCAAGGTGGAAGCCACTGGCCTCAAACTGCTGCTCACCCACACTTACACCGGCTACCCGATGGTAAAACAGGCCCGCGCCATGGTGAAAGCAGGCGCCCTGGGCCAGATCCGCAAGGTGTATGTAGAATACCCGCAGGGATGGCTGAGCACCGCCGGTGAAAAGGATAACCAGCAGGCCGCCTGGCGTACAGACCCCAGCAAATCCGGCAAGGCCGGCTGCATGGGCGATATTGGTACCCACGCCGCCAACCTGGCAGAATACATTTCCGGCCTGCAGATCGATAAGCTCTGCGCCGACCTCAATATCGTAGTACCCGGACGCCGCCTGGACGATGATGGTGCCGTGCTGCTCAAGTTCAATAACGGCGCCAGTGGCGTGCTCACGGCTTCACAGATTGCAGCCGGCGAAGAGAACGCCCTCAACATCCGCGTGTATGGTGAAAAAGGCGGCCTGGAATGGCACCAGATGGAGCCTAATACCCTGCTGGTAAAATGGCTGGATAAGCCCACGGAGATCTACCGTGCAGGCGCCGGATACCATTTCCAAAGCCCCTTCATGTACAAAAATACCCGTACGCCCGGCGGCCATCCGGAAGGCTACCTGGAGGCATTCGGTAACCTGTACCGCAATTTTGCCCACCACCTCATGGCCATCGCAGATGGCACCACGCCTTCCCCTGAAACCCTGGACTATCCCAGCGTGGCAGACGGCGTACGTGGCATGGCCTTCATCGACAACGTGGTGAAATCATCCGCCAGCGAGCAGAAATGGACAAAATTTGAAATCTAA